Genomic DNA from Lactuca sativa cultivar Salinas chromosome 8, Lsat_Salinas_v11, whole genome shotgun sequence:
TTTCTCTAGCTGTTTGTAGTTGGGATTTAGTCATAACATTAACATGTTTATATGGATGGACTTGCAGTGGCTAAGAAATCATCAATTTTTGATGATCCGCTGAAGGAGATACAAGAACTAACAGCCTTGATAAAGAACGATATAACAGCCCTAAATGTAGCTGTATCTGATTTGCAAACTCTTCAAAACATGGAAATTGCTGAGGGTGATTATTCAGAAGATACAGTTGTCCATTCTACTGCTGTTTGTGATGATTTGAAGAACAAGCTAATGGGAGCTACAAAAAAGTTTCAAGATGTATTAACAACAAGGACCGAGGTTGTTTCTACTTTCTTGTTTATATTCTTTATTCTCCTTCCCCTTTAATGGTTATAACTTAAAATTAATCTCATTCCTGCTCTTACAACAGAACATCAAGGCTCATGAAAACAGGAGACAAATCTTTTCTACAAGTATAGCAAGAGAGAATCCGTTACGCCAGCAACCAAAGTCAGTGATGGAGCCACCTCCTTGGTCAACTCCATCCGGTCAACCATCTGAGTGAGTCAGTAAAATTTTGATTTAGATCTCATCTCTATTGATTGTCGATGTCTCTATATAAGATTTATGAAAGTTCGATGTGTTCAGAAATAGATGTTTAAATAAATcttggttttttttttctcagATCTTCAGTAAATGGAGTTCAAGTTGGCAACCAACTAAGGTATATTTTCtggtttattatataagtttgTTCTTCTTAAATCATAACTATGACTCTTTTTCACTTTATTCTTTTCTCATTTCTTATTTAGGGGATctgatttttattttaattttgtaaATGCAGGAGAAGGTTAGCTGTTGAGAGTAGTACTCCTTCCCAGAACATGAACACAGGAGCCTCAATGTTACAGCAGCAGGTGGTCCCACAACAAGAAAGCTATACACAAAATCGAGCAGTTGCTCTACAAAGTGTGGAGTCTACAATTACAGAGCTGAGTGGGATCTTTACAAATTTGGCTACAATGGTGGCCCACCAGGGGGAGTTAGCTATCAGGTTACTTCATGTTCATCCTTAAGAAATCATTTAATCATAAAACATTATTCTTAAATGAATTATGGTATCAGGATTGATGACAATATGGAGGAAAGTTTGTCAAATGTTGAAGGTGCTCGAGGAGCTCTTTTGAAGCATTTAAACCGGATATCATCAAACAGGTGGCTGATAATCAAGATATTTGTCATTTTAATAATCTTTCTCATCATATTCTTATTCTTCTTGGCTTAATAGTGGGATCTTCAAAAAAAACTGTGGCACCATATACCATATTTTTGTGAATTATACTTTACAATGTCCATATTTCCGTTTATGTTAGGACATCCCCACACTTAATATTTTAGATCTTCACTTTATTGAAATTCTTTTCCAACTTCTGCGGAAAGTG
This window encodes:
- the LOC111919726 gene encoding syntaxin-31, yielding MVSAGNSTFRDRTSEFRSLSDTLKKFGRISAANPDRSNQQNDPSTSSKLPVTPSSYRSEFNKKASRIGLGIHETSKKISRLANLAKKSSIFDDPLKEIQELTALIKNDITALNVAVSDLQTLQNMEIAEGDYSEDTVVHSTAVCDDLKNKLMGATKKFQDVLTTRTENIKAHENRRQIFSTSIARENPLRQQPKSVMEPPPWSTPSGQPSESSVNGVQVGNQLRRRLAVESSTPSQNMNTGASMLQQQVVPQQESYTQNRAVALQSVESTITELSGIFTNLATMVAHQGELAIRIDDNMEESLSNVEGARGALLKHLNRISSNRWLIIKIFVILIIFLIIFLFFLA